Proteins co-encoded in one candidate division WOR-3 bacterium genomic window:
- a CDS encoding diacylglycerol kinase family lipid kinase, translating to MARIVAIVNPAAGRAPGEKLRARAAEELKRLFPEIAFLTTAEPGHAIELAREASDAELVIAVGGDGTVREVASGLVSATGPLDSLNPRPLPVLAVVPVGSGNDFLKTLGIPADVVSACRIAKEGKARPVDMMRVEMMGEAGMRQLCFINAAGFGFDASVAGAARRYKFLRGLPLYLFAVLDAIRSYECPVARIKAQDFAREQSVLLIAAANGRFYGGGMKVAPEALPDDGLIEVCIGDGMGRLSIMRKLPRFVAGTHVTLKEVTMLRTPELELEFRQPVPVQLDGDLLEPQPFSRFRLTALPRAINIRVA from the coding sequence GTGGCGCGCATCGTTGCCATCGTCAACCCGGCCGCGGGCCGTGCACCGGGCGAGAAGCTGCGTGCCCGCGCGGCCGAGGAACTGAAACGCCTCTTTCCTGAGATCGCATTCCTGACGACCGCCGAACCCGGTCACGCAATCGAGCTGGCAAGAGAGGCGAGCGACGCGGAGCTCGTCATCGCTGTCGGCGGCGACGGGACCGTGCGCGAAGTCGCCTCCGGTCTGGTGTCCGCCACTGGACCCCTCGATTCCTTGAATCCTCGCCCCCTTCCTGTCTTGGCCGTCGTCCCGGTCGGGTCCGGCAATGACTTCCTCAAGACCTTGGGGATTCCCGCCGACGTAGTCTCGGCCTGCCGAATCGCGAAGGAAGGGAAGGCGCGCCCGGTCGACATGATGCGGGTCGAGATGATGGGCGAAGCCGGGATGCGACAACTCTGCTTCATCAACGCCGCCGGCTTCGGCTTCGATGCGTCAGTTGCGGGAGCGGCGCGCCGGTACAAATTCCTGCGCGGGCTTCCCCTCTACCTGTTCGCCGTGCTCGACGCCATACGAAGCTACGAGTGTCCGGTGGCCCGCATCAAGGCGCAGGACTTCGCCCGCGAGCAGTCGGTGCTTCTCATCGCCGCCGCCAACGGCAGATTCTACGGAGGCGGCATGAAGGTGGCCCCGGAAGCGCTGCCCGACGACGGACTGATCGAGGTCTGCATCGGTGACGGCATGGGACGGTTGTCGATCATGCGGAAGCTTCCCCGGTTCGTCGCCGGCACTCACGTCACGCTGAAGGAAGTGACGATGCTTCGCACGCCGGAACTGGAACTCGAGTTCCGCCAGCCGGTCCCGGTTCAACTCGACGGAGACCTGCTCGAACCACAGCCTTTCAGCCGCTTCCGCCTGACCGCCCTGCCCAGGGCCATCAACATCCGTGTCGCCTGA
- a CDS encoding YkgJ family cysteine cluster protein gives MFETSLGRIKELAEQKKRENSDFRDHLKSCDIEEEEIDAIVHRLDAYVSSKIDCRQCANCCRELQAALGREDVARLAKAEGITREQFEHKYLDKTDEPDRLLIRQKPCPFLAGKLCRYYQLRPESCAEFPFLHKPDFTTRSMMALWNLPYCPIVYNVYELLKSEIAELEMLRRDAKEEDLE, from the coding sequence ATGTTTGAGACAAGCCTCGGCAGAATCAAGGAACTGGCCGAACAGAAGAAGCGCGAGAACTCGGATTTCCGCGACCACCTGAAGTCCTGCGATATCGAGGAAGAAGAGATAGATGCCATCGTTCATCGCCTCGATGCCTACGTATCGTCCAAGATAGACTGCCGGCAGTGCGCGAACTGCTGCCGCGAGCTTCAGGCGGCGCTGGGCCGCGAGGACGTAGCCAGGCTCGCCAAGGCTGAGGGCATCACCCGCGAGCAGTTCGAGCACAAGTACCTCGACAAGACCGACGAGCCGGACCGGCTTCTCATCAGGCAGAAGCCCTGCCCGTTCCTTGCCGGCAAGCTCTGCCGGTACTACCAGCTCCGGCCCGAGTCCTGTGCGGAGTTCCCTTTCCTGCACAAGCCGGACTTCACCACCCGCTCCATGATGGCGCTCTGGAACCTGCCGTACTGCCCGATCGTCTACAACGTCTACGAACTCCTCAAGTCCGAGATCGCGGAACTAGAGATGCTCCGGCGCGACGCGAAGGAGGAAGACCTTGAGTGA
- a CDS encoding exo-alpha-sialidase, whose amino-acid sequence MSEVMRALFVLFVLTAGSASAGWDPTVRLTTSDSATHNSMTPARSIAAGPPGCIHVVFYDHRTDKDQIYYKRSEDSGATWSADTMLSNGVGFKAEPAVAASGGCVHAVWEDRDSGVYNAGVSYRRSTDAGLTWLAETLLASEAYNCRNPSVSAQDSFVHVAWADDSAGRELYYRRSTDYGATWSDKVRLTNDIQESWHPSLALHDSFVHLAWRDWRDHSFEVYYKRSADYGVTWGSDERLSGDLANGSYNPCIAADSGLVHVVWSDTRHMPFEIYCRSSTDEGATWDDEIRLSDDTTGSYNTTVTARGATVHLMWEALYGTSFIMYKSSTDGGKTWSADTALTVTPDYWSVSPCAAMDGSDVHLVWTDFRDSEYGEIYYKRKPAGGAGIDEGRKPQASSRKLGATILLGASSVERLASSVVFDAMGRRVLNPRSGVYFVRSASGVMRSASGIERMSKVVVTR is encoded by the coding sequence TTGAGTGAGGTGATGCGTGCCCTGTTCGTCCTGTTTGTCCTGACTGCCGGTTCGGCAAGCGCCGGCTGGGATCCCACCGTCCGCCTGACCACGAGCGACAGCGCGACTCACAACTCGATGACTCCTGCCCGGAGCATCGCGGCCGGCCCGCCCGGCTGCATTCACGTCGTCTTCTACGACCATCGTACTGACAAAGACCAGATATACTACAAGCGTTCCGAAGATTCCGGCGCGACTTGGTCTGCCGACACAATGCTATCGAACGGCGTCGGGTTCAAGGCTGAGCCCGCGGTTGCGGCCTCAGGCGGATGTGTCCATGCCGTCTGGGAGGACCGGGACAGTGGTGTCTACAACGCAGGGGTCAGCTACCGGCGCTCGACCGACGCGGGCCTGACCTGGCTGGCGGAGACGCTGCTCGCCTCGGAGGCGTACAACTGCCGGAACCCGTCGGTCTCGGCGCAGGATTCCTTTGTCCATGTCGCCTGGGCCGACGACAGCGCCGGCCGCGAGCTCTACTATCGGCGCTCGACCGACTACGGCGCTACCTGGAGCGACAAAGTCAGGCTTACCAACGACATCCAGGAGTCGTGGCACCCTTCGCTCGCGCTGCACGACAGCTTCGTGCACCTGGCGTGGCGCGACTGGCGCGACCACTCGTTTGAGGTCTACTACAAGCGCTCAGCTGACTACGGGGTGACGTGGGGCAGTGATGAGAGGCTGTCCGGCGACCTGGCGAACGGCTCGTACAACCCCTGCATCGCCGCCGATTCCGGCCTCGTCCACGTGGTCTGGTCGGATACGCGGCACATGCCGTTCGAGATCTACTGCAGGAGTTCGACCGACGAGGGAGCGACGTGGGACGACGAAATCCGTCTGTCCGATGACACGACCGGCTCTTACAACACGACGGTCACGGCCCGCGGCGCGACCGTGCACCTGATGTGGGAGGCGCTGTATGGCACGTCGTTCATCATGTACAAGTCCTCGACGGACGGCGGAAAGACGTGGTCAGCCGACACCGCGCTAACGGTGACGCCGGACTACTGGTCAGTCTCGCCCTGCGCGGCAATGGACGGAAGCGACGTGCATCTTGTCTGGACCGACTTCCGCGACTCCGAATACGGCGAGATCTACTACAAGCGGAAGCCCGCCGGTGGCGCAGGAATCGATGAAGGCCGCAAGCCGCAGGCCTCAAGCCGCAAGCTGGGGGCAACGATTCTGCTCGGAGCGTCTAGCGTAGAGCGTCTTGCGTCAAGCGTCGTCTTCGACGCGATGGGCAGGCGGGTGCTGAACCCGCGGTCAGGGGTCTACTTCGTACGTTCCGCTTCCGGCGTGATGCGTAGTGCGTCAGGCATAGAGCGTATGTCCAAGGTCGTTGTGACGAGGTAG
- a CDS encoding type II toxin-antitoxin system HicB family antitoxin, giving the protein MKIEVERETDGRWLAEVVDLPGVMAYGATRAEAVAGVQALALRVMADRIEHGEEIPALREVFAVPA; this is encoded by the coding sequence GTGAAGATTGAAGTAGAAAGAGAAACCGACGGACGGTGGCTCGCGGAGGTCGTCGACCTGCCGGGCGTCATGGCTTACGGCGCCACCCGGGCTGAGGCGGTCGCCGGCGTTCAGGCGCTGGCGCTGCGAGTCATGGCTGACCGGATAGAGCACGGCGAGGAAATCCCGGCTCTCCGGGAAGTCTTCGCTGTTCCCGCATGA
- a CDS encoding type II toxin-antitoxin system HicA family toxin has protein sequence MNNWPSTRASRVLAALLRTGWVIKRQAGTSHRVLSRPGWPDFVFAFHDHVEIGPRMLARIAKRTGLAPDDL, from the coding sequence ATGAACAACTGGCCCTCCACCAGGGCCAGCCGAGTACTGGCCGCACTGCTGCGAACCGGGTGGGTCATCAAGCGACAGGCGGGGACTTCCCATCGCGTACTCAGCCGACCGGGGTGGCCAGACTTCGTGTTCGCGTTCCATGACCACGTTGAGATCGGACCACGCATGCTTGCTCGTATCGCCAAGCGCACCGGGCTCGCGCCTGACGACCTGTAG